Genomic DNA from Hymenobacter jejuensis:
TGGGAGCTTTAGCAAACACTGTAGCACCTACCGGAATGGAATTAATAAGATCAACGTAATTGTCATCGTATCCATTCTCCCAAATACCCTCCTTGAGAAAACGAGGGAGCTGATCCTCCGGATTAGACCCTTTCCATTTGACGCCGAGAAGGTAAGTAGGTGTAGGCATAAAGTGTTGGAAGAAGCGAGGTGATGATCAGATGAGAATAGTGGAGCGACGGTGCTGCCGGCGCGTCATTGGTCTTAGATTGGCGCTTACTTTGCCGGAATCCACTCGTAAGGGATGAGCGCTAGCCCACCTTTCCCCCACGGCTCCTCCACGAGGGCATCCTGGTACCTAGGATCCTTTAGGTTGGCGTGTTCCAGGACGATGATCTGAAGATTGGGCGCGAGTTCCTGTACTACTCGAAACAGCAGGTCGAAAATGCGCTCCACCGCTTGAATGTCGGTGCTCAGCACTTCCGTCTCCTCAACCTTGCCACTGAGCTCTTTATAAGCCTGAGGCGAAGGGAAGTATACCTGACTCGGCTGGTCCAGTATTAGGAAGTTTGGCACTGGACGCTGTTTGCTTATGAAGTACTTGTGGAGCGCCAGCAGAGCAATCAGGTGGCAGCCCAGCCAGTTAGCAGCGCTACCCATCCGTTCCATGGTGATAGGACGCTCTGGCGTATCGGCGACGACGGTTAGAGCTCGATAGTTCAGCCGATACCGCGTTTCGGGGAAGTCGCGTATGTGCTCCAGTTCGAGTTGCCGTGCCCATTGGGTCATCTCGTTGCCCAAGACGTTGATGATCGACGCCATAACGTCCTCCACCTGTTCTGCTTCGAGCTTCTCGGCTAGGTCATTAACCAACAACTGCGCAATCTTGATCTGGCGTTCCAGGGTATCGTCTTGGGCTACTTCCTCTACCGTATCGAGGTAGTGGCTGATGCGCCCAGCGACGCGTGCCGCTTTTACATTGCTGTCGTGTAAGCCGTTGGCGGCGGTTTGCGCAGCCAGAAGTACCCTCGCACGCTCTTCCGACGCGCGCACTTGCTCATTCAGCAAACTGAGTTCATCGCGTAGCCCAGTGATGAACTTTTCTACGCGCGCACGGTCCTGCTCCACTCCTGCCATACTGACATTGAGCCGGCGCATGGCGTTGTTCAACGCTTGCGCTCCAGCGGTTGGCTGGTCCATGGTCTGCTCACACAATGGGCAGTGTTCGGCATCAACGGCACCATCGGAGTAAGCTTGTACGCTGTTCAGGCGCAGGGCTTGCTCGTACGCTTGGTCTACGTAGCCGTTAGTGGTGCTGATCAAGTTTTCCGCGTCGGTGATTTGCCGGCGTTTCTCGCTGGCGGCTTGCCGCAACACTCGGGCGCCCTCTTGCGCTTCAGCCAGGGGGGTTCCTTCTGGACCGACAACGTCTTGCGCGCTCCACCGGGCAAGTACCTGCAGCTGCTTCAGCAACTCGCTATCGAGTACATCGTTCTGTACCATGCCGACTGCTATAGCCTCGGCATACAGATTGCGAGCAGCGTTCTGCTGTTGAGTGACGAACGAGTCGACGGCACGCTGCTTCTGTTGAAGCGTTTTCAGCTTGCGCATCTCCAGCCTGAGTTCTTGCTCCAGTCGAAGCCGCTCTTCCTGGATGGCGCCCAAGAAGTACTTCATCGTATCCTTGATGTGGGTACTGATGTAGTCGTCCGCCTGGCGCCAGAACAATAGCTTCTGGTTCGCAACGGTCCCCTGGTCCTGGAACAGGTAGTACTTGGTATGAGCGAAGGTCGCCTCAAACGTCTGGGTGGTTCGATGCTCGGCAACGACAGTTTGGTTTTCGGTAATGCCTACCAATCGAGAAAGACTCTCGTTCACCGCCGTGTCGTTGGAATTAGCCACGAGTTGGCTGTGGTCAGGCACGGTCACTGTTGATGCGACGTCCCAGTAAGCACGGCTCTGGGAAGTAGCTAAGCCCTCGGGAGCAGGTTTGACGATGATGGCTTGCTGCTGTTCGATTTGCAGGACTACGCCGTACCACATCACAACGTCGCGGTTCACCCCCTCGAAGACGTTGAACGTCGAGCGCCCTAGGCAGTAGTCGATGATGTGGATGATGGACGATTTGCCGGTACCCGACTCGCCCGTAACGATGTTGACCTTGCCGGTCTCGAACGGTATAACTCTCGGACGCTCGATACCCTTGCCGTAAAGCAGCAAGGAGCGGATCTGCATATTCATATAAGTGGATTATCGCAGTGAGATGCCCCAGGCGGTCAGAATATGGCTGGCACTGCCGGCGGCGCTGAACCACTTGCCCAGGAAGCTGGCTCGCTCGTGGCAGATTGTCATTTCTGCCGATTCGTTGATTTTTCGGAAACGGTATTTCGGGGCGATAAGCAAGCCATGCTCGTCGATTGCCAGGGCGCCACGCTGCATGGCGAAGATGATGGCTTCCTTGGTGAACGGCACCATGGATTGTGCCCGAGCAGAAAATCCGATGCGAAGCTCCTGATGGTTCTGAAACCAGACGTGGAACTTGCTGATGGTAGTACCCGGCAACGCGTTGCGGGTTGCCTTGTGCAGGATGATCGGCAGCACTAGGAAGGCGAGCGGGAAGTCCATGCCGGCACCGCTCTTCTTCGTGTAGGCGTCGACGGCGTCGCGCACAAGCAACGAGCAGAAAGCCGGGTTTAGCAGGTTGGCTACCTCGACGGGGCGTTCTTCCCAGGCTATCATGACTGCGGCGTCATAATGGCTTTGAGTTGCTCCAGGAACTTGGGATGCCAGTACACGCGAGGAGCTGTATCGTCGTCGGCGAGGTGGTGAAAGCTGCCGCGCATCACGTATTCATGCCCTAGTGGCATCTCACTACGAATCGGAATGTCTGCCGTTTGCTCCATCCAGTCTAGCAGTAGGTTGCCGAACCGAACCTGCTCCTCCTCTGTGCCCTGAGCGAGCTTGCTCTCCAGGATACCGATTTGGCGGCGCCATTCTTTAGCTAGCCGCTTTTCATACGTAAGCAGGTCGTCGTCAATAATCAGCGTTTCCTGTACCCACCTGGAGCGTTGCGCGAATGCGCTGTAGTAGTCGACTACCGCATTGTACAAGCGCATTCCGGCAATGTTAACAGCCCGAAGCTGTTGCACGAAAACCCGGCTTGGGTACTCTGCCTCTTCTTTGGGAGTCAACTCGTAGTCCTCGAAGTCAATAGGCAAGCTACCTGGGCGAAAAAGCTCGTTGATTTCGGCAATCTGCTCCTTCAAGGCGTACTGAGAAATCCCGTCCTTCGAGTCGGCGAGCAGGTGCCGAACGATCTTACCGAACCACCACCCTTCCAGCCGCTGGTAGGCGGCGTCCAGATTGGTGGTACGAATGCCGTTAATCAGTTGCTTGATCTTTGGAACTACCTCTTCAATGTTCGGGGCGTTGTCTACGATGTACACCGCAGACAGAAGCCGTTCCTGGTCTATCTCTTTCGTGTTGCTGAACGCATCATATGCTTCCTTAAGCTCCTGATTGCCGCGCGCCGCAGCTACTTCGGCAAGCCGAACACGCGCCCGCACTACGTCACGCCCAGATCCATGCCGCAGCCACTCCAACGGCGAGTCTGCTTTGGCGGTGGTTAGCAGGCAGAGCATCGACTCCTCGGGCTTCAGCTTACCCTCCGCAAATTTGGTGAACCAGACCCGCAGCGTCTTCCAAAGCTCCTTGCTGTGCTCGGTTATTGTAGCGTTGGGCGTAGTGTGGTGCTTCAGTTGCTCCAGAGTTTGTACGTCCGGGCTTCGGCGTACCACGTCATCCAACTCCTCCACGTAGAGTTGCGTGTCGCCGCGGCGGTCGACAAGAAGTGAGAAGAGCGAATACCGGACCTGATGCAGGTAGCCCAGCATGTGCGGACCGGCGGAGAAGTTAGGGCTCATGGCTGACGTGACGGAAGGTATTACTCGAACAATGGCGTCGGCTCCGCCTTGGCTTTGCGCCCGCGCTTGCCCTTCACCGGGGCAGCTGCCCCCGACTGCAGCCGCGCCCGCCGCAGCTCCTCCAGCCGTCGGTGCTGCGTATTCTCGGTTAAAGCAGGCAGCTGATGCTCGGCGAACAACTGGTCGACCAGTTTCTCACCAAACAGCCGCAGCTTCATCAGCGCGGCGGCAGGGTCAGTGTGAACCAACAGTTCCGCCTCGGCACCCAGGCTGTAGAGATTGGGAAAGTCAGCCTTGAGAAAGATGAAGTTGCTGTGGACAGCAGGAAGGAGCGGAAGCATAAGGATCGTAAAATATCATTGAGTGCTAGCAAGGTAATCGTTTGGATGCGGAGCTTAGCGGAAATTTAGCGTGTGGACGATCCACCAAATACGAAGCACGCTCTCCGGCTCATCCATATAGAAAAACAACAATGTACTACTTCGTTCCGGCACCCTATCCTTTCAATCAGCCTCGCCCAGCTCGTGCCGAAGGGGCTGATGTGGATAAAGAGTGGGAAGACCTTCGTTTATGGGTGCAGCAACACGCCAAATACATCCGCATTAGTCAGGTAGCACAGGATGCGGGAGTGAGTGTTGAGGTTGCACAGGCATTATTGCTGCGAGAGAGGGGAAAAAACCGTATACCCCGGACTGTGCAGCGCCTCGATGCCTTCCTGGACGTTTTCACTCGCCCCCCCTTTTGTTACTTCCCCGCAGGCTACTCTGGCAAAAAGTAGAAATCACATTGCTTGGAGATAGGCTATCACCTATCAAAGTGTATCTTTGCTTTCTCACGGAACACCAGCTCGGCTGGAAGCCAATGGACAAAGTATACCTCGCTCCGCGCAACCTGCGCAACGGCTACTACACGCTCTACGCGGAATACTCCCACGCCCGCCAGGTCAAGCGTATCCCCACCGGCGCCCGTTGCGCATCGTCCAACTGGTGTGTCACCTCCCGCAAAGCCATCGGTACCGGCGCCAAGGAAATCAACGCCCAAGTCCAGCCTGTGCTGGACACGCTTAAGGCACAGGTGCAGCACCTGTATCTACAAAATGGCAGCCTATATCCCCCGGTCGAGCAGCTCAACCGCCACCGCGCCAGCCTGGAGCACACCTTACAGGCGGTTTCCACCGAGCCCCCGCTCCGCCAGGTGTTGACAGAATGGATGGCGACGAAGGTCGACTGGAAGACAACTACGCGGCGCAGCTACACCACGCTTCACAACAACATCCGCGATTTTGAGCGCGCCAAGCGCACCACCTGGTACTTGTCCTCGCTCACGAATGCGGACATCCGCACGTGGCAAACGTGGCTTAAGGACAACAAACATGGCAAGGACGGCAGTGTGGGCTACGCCGACTCCGTCTTGGAAAAGCGGCTCCGGCTCTTGCGCACTTTTTTGGGCAAGCGTCACGCCCCGCAGGTGAATCTCGACGACGAGGCGACTAAGCGCCTGCACCAGATCATGCTAACCACCCCGGTCGTGCTCACGCCCGCCGAGCTGGAAGCTCTCGCTGCACTGCCCCTGACCACCGGCAGCCGCCTGGATCGCGTGCGCGACCTGGCGCTGCTGCAGTCGTTTTGCGGACTCCGGATTTCGGACATGAAACGTCTGGAGACTCGGTTTGTCTGCGAGGGTTTTATCAGCTTGAACATGTGGAAAAGCGGCACCAAAGCCGTCTGGGTCCACATTCCTATCTTTCCCCATGCCGCTCGGGTCTTGGCGAAGTACACTGTCGCCGGAGAATTAAAGCTGAAGACCTTCAGCGACCAGAAATTCAATGACTACTTCAAGGAGCTTTGCCAACTGGTGCCGGCGCTGCTCCGGACGCACCTACAGGAGTACAGCCGCCACGGCGTCCGGGGCGTGCGGAAGCAGGCGAAGTGGCTCTACCTAACCAGCCATAGCCTGCGTCGCACCTTCGTGACCATGTGCCTCGAACTAGGCTTCTCCGCGCACGAGATCATGTCTTGGAGCGGGCACACGGACTGGAAGAGCTTTCAGCGCTACGTTGGCAAAGCGCAGCAGCGCCCGGACGCTGCGTCGGACTTTGCCCGCCGCTGGGAAGAGCGGCGACTGGTGCGGGAGCAGTCAGCCAGTGAGTATGCAGTGAGTATGCAGCTTGAGCCACCTGAAGCGTCTTCCACCGCCCTTGCGCCACGCTAAATGCTCCTGGCAACGAATACAGCCGCTTTCAGCGGCGGGTAGCGGAAGCCCGGCAACGGTCAGCTGGTCCTGGCGCGACCACAGAAAAGGCCTTCAGTATTGCACTGAAGGCCTTCTTCATTTACATGGGGTCCGCCCGTCTTCCAACAAGTTCAGCACCAGCTGACGCCGAGCGTGGAAGCGGGCGCGGCTGCACGGCAGGTAGTGTAAAATGCGTAAGTTGGCATATGCTCCCGCCGACAGGTGGCGGGATATTTTCGCAGAACGCAATGACGACGAGAGAACGCCGCTTGGTGGCCGGCACGGTGCTGGTAATGAGCCTACCGCTGGCTCTGGTAATGGCAATGACCCGGCAACAGCCCTTGTTGTCCTCGGCCGCTTATGAGTGGAGCCGTATGCCGGTCACGCCTACGGCCGTGGGCGAAAAGCGCACGGTTCTGGATGGGCCTACCCACACGCTGGCCAACCTAGAAATCCACGTAACCACCCTGAATCCTGGCGAGTTTGCCCATGCAGCTCATCAGCACCCGGAGGAAGAACTCATGGTCGTGCAGGAAGGCACGGTGCAAGCTCTGGTTCAGGGGGCCTTCACTAAGGTAGGGCCGGGGTCGGTGATCTTTCAAGCGCCCAACCTGATGCACAGCATCCAAAACGTGGGCCGCACCCGCGCCGTGTACCACGTCATCAAGTGGCGCGCACTCCCTACGGCGGCCCAGAAGCCCTGAGGCTGCCTGCAGCCGCAGCCCATACCAATGAGAGCAGAAGAGCGAGGCACCGACAAGCGTCGCTCCTTCTTCGGCTGCGAGGCGCTGGCCGCTTCCACCCGTGTTACAAAAACAAGCCGAGGGTGTTGTTACTGGCCAAGCTATCGAGCAGGTCGCGCAGCCGGTGCACCAAGGCCTGTTGTTCATCGGTCAGGCCAGACGCAACCAACTGATTGAGAAGTTCTTGGGCTTCCTGCAACTGGCCGCCGGAAGACAGGTGGGATACCATATCGAAAAGACTCATACAGAACGGATAGATAGAGGAAAACTGGTCTGGCAACCCAATGTACTCTGCTCAGTGCGCCAAACAAGCCACCTCTGTAAATGCGCCGCCAAGCTACATCCGCATAAACCTGATAACCACATGATTATGCGATACCGCCGCACCGTTGCCAACGCGTACTTTGCGCCGTTCCCTTTTCTAAGCTTTGGCTCTTCTGTTCAGCACCTACCATGGAAAAGACCCTCATTAATCCCTGGCATTGGCAAGATCAACTCGGGTATGCGCAGGCCGTAGAAGTTACCCAGGCCCACCACACGCTCTACTGCGCAGGGCAAGCCGCCATGGATGCCAACGGCACACCAGTCGAGGCCGACATGGCCGGGCAATTGCGCGCCGCCCTCGACAACGTAGAAGCAGTATTGACGACGGCGGGTTACAACTGGAGCCACGTGGTACGGCTCAATTACTTCACGACTTCCATTGCCGACTTCTTTCCCCAGTACGGCGCGGTTGTCGACCGGCTGGCCCAGCACCAATGCCGGGCGGCCAGTACCTTGGTCGAGGTTAAAGCCTTGGCTTTCCCCAACCTGTTGGTGGAAATTGAAGTAACGGCCGCCAAGTAACAGAGCCGCTCAGGCTTGGCCTAACCAAAGCGGCTTTGGGGGAGCGGTGCTAAAAGATGGAGCCGTAGGCTTCGAAGCCCGCGCACCAAGCAAAGAAGTTGCGCAGCCGCTCCTGCTTCGCCTGTTTCTTGCGCCGTTTGCGGGCGCGTTGGGCCGCTTTGGCGGCTCCGTTCGGAGCCGAAAGCAGTTGGTAGCGCAGTGTCAGATAGCGCCGCAACACACAGGTGCGGACACCCGAAAACGGACTTGGCAGGGTGGGATTCATGGCGGAAGGAGCTTGATGGGAGAGATAAGATACTGATTTCCGGCGGAATAGCAAACGGCCGCTTCACCAAGCAACGATCGCCCGGCGCAACAAAACCGTCGACACTACTCCGGGCCGACCGCTTTTTCCGGTAAATCCCACAGTGAAATTCCCAGCCTCCGCTGATGCAAATCTGCTCCCTCGCCCCCCCTTCACAGGGCCGAGCGACGCAGTCGGTCAACTGGCTGCAACCGTGGAGTCATGCCAAGCTCACACAACGCCTTTACGATGAGGCAGATAGCTTGCTTCCACGATCCGAAGCGATGCGTCGAACTCGTATAGCCTCGGAACGCCGGTGGCCAAGTCGACGAGGGCAATCTTTTCCGGACTGATTTGCTCCAGATGCATCATCAGGGCGCGCAAACTGTTGCCGTGCGCCACAATCAGCACGCTTTTGCCGGCTCGTAGCTGGGGCTCTATCTGGGCGGTGTAATACGGCACGACCCGCTCGTAGGTATCTTTTAGGCTTTCGCCCTGCGGCGGCGCCACGTCGTAGCTTCTGCGCCAGAGCGCAACTTGCTCAGCACCATACTTTTGGGCTACTTCGGCTTTGTTCAGGCCCTGCAACAATCCGTAATTTCGCTCGTTCAACGCCGCCGACCGAATCACGGGCAGATCCCGCCAGCCGGTTTGCACCTTAATGATGGCCAGCGTATGAATGGCCCGCTTCAGAACGGAGGTATAAGCAATATCCACCGGATGCGGCTTGAGTAGTTTCCCGGCGCGCAGGGCTTCCTGCTCGCCCAGCGGCGACAGATCGACGTCGGTTTCGCCGGTAAAACGGTTTTCCAGATTCCAGACAGACTGCCCGTGCCGGACGATAAGTAAATGAGCCATAGTGTATTGCAAGATCACAGCGGGACAATAGCCCGCATACCAAAGGAAACCCAGCCGAATGAAAGTCTGATGATGCCTCCGCAGCCCGCAGTATAGACAAAACCAAAGCAACCGGCGAGTTCGGACACCTGGCTGTGCGGAGCAGGACTGGGTTCAAGCCCTGCATCTGAGGACATAGACTCGCTATTTGCATGAAATATAACTATTTGACTATCAATTACTTACGTTATACATACAGGATTCAGGCAGTTAAGTATACCTTGCCAGTGCGAGGCGCACCAACTGGGCCGAATGCCTCATCAGACAGTCTGTATCTCTGAAATCTTCCTGTATGTCCGATAGCATCTACTCCGCTCGCCAACAACATATACTACTGATCTCCAGCCTACTAGTGCTGGCAGCACTGATTCTGTATGGGCTCGGCGACACGATTACCGGGTTTTTGGGCGCCGGTATTCTGTTTGTGGTGTTCCGGCCGTGGTTTCAGGCGCTGGTGCACCGCCGCAAGTGGCATCCGCAGGTGGTTACGATAGGGTTGCTGGTGTTTGCGCTGGTGGTTATTATTCTGCCTTTTACGGCGCTCACGCTGCTGCTCGTCGACCGCATTCGCCACTACGGCCAGAACACCAACCAGATCATGGACGTGCTGCACGCCTTCGAGCGCAAAACCGGCTACACGTTCACCAATGAGCAGACAGTCAGGGCGTTGCTTCAGCAAAGCGTGGCGTGGCTCAGCCAGCGACTGCCCGTGCTGGCCAGCGGCCTGTTGCAATTTGTGGTCATCATCGGGCTGATGCTGTTCACGCTTTACTTCATGTACACGCAGGAGCGGCAGCTGTTGCAGGGCCTGCACCGGTACTTGCCTTTCCGGGAAGAGACCCTGGGCGAGCTGGGCGAATCTTTGAAAAACAACGTGAATGCCAACGTGCTGGGGCAGGCCCTGATCTCGCTGGTGCAAGCCGTGCTTACCGGCCTGACGCTATGGATATTTCAGGTGCCGGATGCGCTGTTTTGGGGAATGGTGGCCTTTTTTCTGGCTTTTCTGCCAGTGCTGGGCACGCCGTTGGTGTGGGGCCCGGCGGCGCTGTTCAAGTTTACACAGGGCGACACTGGCCAGGGCGTGGGCATTTTGCTGGTGGGCCTGATCGTTATCATGAACGTCGACAACCTGCTGCGCATCGTGCTGGCCCGCCGCATCGGCGATATTCACCCGCTGATCACGCTGGCGGGCGTGGTGCTGGGGGTGAATATATTCGGCATCCTGGGGCTGGTGCTTGGGCCGCTGCTGCTCTCCTACTTTCTGGTGTTGATGAAAGTGTTTGAGCGGGAAAACCGTCTGCACCGTGCGCCACTGGACCCGCAAGCTGACAGCAGCCCGCAATAGCCGCTGTTGCTTTTGCTTTCCGCACCCACCCGCAACCGCTACCTTCACGCCAGAAAAACGCACCAGCAATACCGGTTACAGGGCCTTATCCTGTGTGGCACGTACAGTTATTGGGATATGGAAGTACTTGAGCGGCATAACGTTATCGTATCGGGAACTGGGGAGCAGGCCTTGGTTTTTGTCCACGGCTTTGGCTGCGACCAGCGCATGTGGCGGCTGGTGGCTCCGGCCTTCGAAGCACGTTACCGGGTGGTGCTGCTCGATCTGGTGGGGGCCGGCCAATCGGATCTGACGGCGTACGACCCGGCTCGTTACGGCACGCTGGCGGCCCACGCCGAAGACGTGCTGGAAGTAATGCGGGCCCTCGCCCTGCCCCCGGCCATACTGGTGGGCCATTCCATAAGCGCCACAATCGGGATGTTGGCAGCCCTGCAAGATCCGGCGCGCGTGGCGGCTCTGGTGATGGTAGCGCCTTCGCCACGC
This window encodes:
- a CDS encoding DUF3732 domain-containing protein, with amino-acid sequence MNMQIRSLLLYGKGIERPRVIPFETGKVNIVTGESGTGKSSIIHIIDYCLGRSTFNVFEGVNRDVVMWYGVVLQIEQQQAIIVKPAPEGLATSQSRAYWDVASTVTVPDHSQLVANSNDTAVNESLSRLVGITENQTVVAEHRTTQTFEATFAHTKYYLFQDQGTVANQKLLFWRQADDYISTHIKDTMKYFLGAIQEERLRLEQELRLEMRKLKTLQQKQRAVDSFVTQQQNAARNLYAEAIAVGMVQNDVLDSELLKQLQVLARWSAQDVVGPEGTPLAEAQEGARVLRQAASEKRRQITDAENLISTTNGYVDQAYEQALRLNSVQAYSDGAVDAEHCPLCEQTMDQPTAGAQALNNAMRRLNVSMAGVEQDRARVEKFITGLRDELSLLNEQVRASEERARVLLAAQTAANGLHDSNVKAARVAGRISHYLDTVEEVAQDDTLERQIKIAQLLVNDLAEKLEAEQVEDVMASIINVLGNEMTQWARQLELEHIRDFPETRYRLNYRALTVVADTPERPITMERMGSAANWLGCHLIALLALHKYFISKQRPVPNFLILDQPSQVYFPSPQAYKELSGKVEETEVLSTDIQAVERIFDLLFRVVQELAPNLQIIVLEHANLKDPRYQDALVEEPWGKGGLALIPYEWIPAK
- a CDS encoding three component ABC system middle component — translated: MIAWEERPVEVANLLNPAFCSLLVRDAVDAYTKKSGAGMDFPLAFLVLPIILHKATRNALPGTTISKFHVWFQNHQELRIGFSARAQSMVPFTKEAIIFAMQRGALAIDEHGLLIAPKYRFRKINESAEMTICHERASFLGKWFSAAGSASHILTAWGISLR
- a CDS encoding ABC-three component system protein — protein: MSPNFSAGPHMLGYLHQVRYSLFSLLVDRRGDTQLYVEELDDVVRRSPDVQTLEQLKHHTTPNATITEHSKELWKTLRVWFTKFAEGKLKPEESMLCLLTTAKADSPLEWLRHGSGRDVVRARVRLAEVAAARGNQELKEAYDAFSNTKEIDQERLLSAVYIVDNAPNIEEVVPKIKQLINGIRTTNLDAAYQRLEGWWFGKIVRHLLADSKDGISQYALKEQIAEINELFRPGSLPIDFEDYELTPKEEAEYPSRVFVQQLRAVNIAGMRLYNAVVDYYSAFAQRSRWVQETLIIDDDLLTYEKRLAKEWRRQIGILESKLAQGTEEEQVRFGNLLLDWMEQTADIPIRSEMPLGHEYVMRGSFHHLADDDTAPRVYWHPKFLEQLKAIMTPQS
- a CDS encoding tyrosine-type recombinase/integrase translates to MYLCFLTEHQLGWKPMDKVYLAPRNLRNGYYTLYAEYSHARQVKRIPTGARCASSNWCVTSRKAIGTGAKEINAQVQPVLDTLKAQVQHLYLQNGSLYPPVEQLNRHRASLEHTLQAVSTEPPLRQVLTEWMATKVDWKTTTRRSYTTLHNNIRDFERAKRTTWYLSSLTNADIRTWQTWLKDNKHGKDGSVGYADSVLEKRLRLLRTFLGKRHAPQVNLDDEATKRLHQIMLTTPVVLTPAELEALAALPLTTGSRLDRVRDLALLQSFCGLRISDMKRLETRFVCEGFISLNMWKSGTKAVWVHIPIFPHAARVLAKYTVAGELKLKTFSDQKFNDYFKELCQLVPALLRTHLQEYSRHGVRGVRKQAKWLYLTSHSLRRTFVTMCLELGFSAHEIMSWSGHTDWKSFQRYVGKAQQRPDAASDFARRWEERRLVREQSASEYAVSMQLEPPEASSTALAPR
- a CDS encoding cupin domain-containing protein, which encodes MTTRERRLVAGTVLVMSLPLALVMAMTRQQPLLSSAAYEWSRMPVTPTAVGEKRTVLDGPTHTLANLEIHVTTLNPGEFAHAAHQHPEEELMVVQEGTVQALVQGAFTKVGPGSVIFQAPNLMHSIQNVGRTRAVYHVIKWRALPTAAQKP
- a CDS encoding RidA family protein, which gives rise to MEKTLINPWHWQDQLGYAQAVEVTQAHHTLYCAGQAAMDANGTPVEADMAGQLRAALDNVEAVLTTAGYNWSHVVRLNYFTTSIADFFPQYGAVVDRLAQHQCRAASTLVEVKALAFPNLLVEIEVTAAK
- a CDS encoding 2,3-bisphosphoglycerate-dependent phosphoglycerate mutase; the encoded protein is MAHLLIVRHGQSVWNLENRFTGETDVDLSPLGEQEALRAGKLLKPHPVDIAYTSVLKRAIHTLAIIKVQTGWRDLPVIRSAALNERNYGLLQGLNKAEVAQKYGAEQVALWRRSYDVAPPQGESLKDTYERVVPYYTAQIEPQLRAGKSVLIVAHGNSLRALMMHLEQISPEKIALVDLATGVPRLYEFDASLRIVEASYLPHRKGVV
- a CDS encoding AI-2E family transporter; this encodes MSDSIYSARQQHILLISSLLVLAALILYGLGDTITGFLGAGILFVVFRPWFQALVHRRKWHPQVVTIGLLVFALVVIILPFTALTLLLVDRIRHYGQNTNQIMDVLHAFERKTGYTFTNEQTVRALLQQSVAWLSQRLPVLASGLLQFVVIIGLMLFTLYFMYTQERQLLQGLHRYLPFREETLGELGESLKNNVNANVLGQALISLVQAVLTGLTLWIFQVPDALFWGMVAFFLAFLPVLGTPLVWGPAALFKFTQGDTGQGVGILLVGLIVIMNVDNLLRIVLARRIGDIHPLITLAGVVLGVNIFGILGLVLGPLLLSYFLVLMKVFERENRLHRAPLDPQADSSPQ